The sequence CGATCCCCGAATTCACGTGTCTTTGCCCGATTAGCAATTTTCCCGATTTCGCGACCATTCAAATTCGATATGTGCCCGGCGAGTGTATTGTAGAGCTCAAATCCCTTAAACTTTACATCAATCGCTATCGTGATCAGGAGGTTTTCCATGAGCGGGTTGTTAACCAGATACTGGACGATCTCGTAGCTTGCTGTGCCCCGAAATGGGCCTGGATCGAAGGGGATTTCAACGTGCGAGGGAATATCAAGACCAAGATTCGGGCCACTCATGGCGAGCGCCCAGATGAGGTGCCGGAATAATTCGGAATTTTTTTATTTAAAGATGCCAACGGAGGAGCGAATGTCAGAATATAAAGTTGCCGGTAAGGATTTGCCCCGTATCGATGCACCCGACAAGGCGGCGGGTTCGGCGCAGTTTGCGGCCGATGTGCCGTCTCCTCTGCGAGGTCTTTGCGGACTCGTTTTGAGGAGCCCGCATCCCTACGCCAAAGTTGT comes from Nitrospinaceae bacterium and encodes:
- the queF gene encoding NADPH-dependent 7-cyano-7-deazaguanine reductase QueF → MADESGKKKYGAKIIAEAKLEAVPNPSTGRDYVVDFTIPEFTCLCPISNFPDFATIQIRYVPGECIVELKSLKLYINRYRDQEVFHERVVNQILDDLVACCAPKWAWIEGDFNVRGNIKTKIRATHGERPDEVPE